One part of the Rutidosis leptorrhynchoides isolate AG116_Rl617_1_P2 chromosome 1, CSIRO_AGI_Rlap_v1, whole genome shotgun sequence genome encodes these proteins:
- the LOC139886654 gene encoding E3 ubiquitin-protein ligase PRT6-like isoform X2 codes for MNDMEIDSSSSSSSEPNLHYLSPKDRILKRLVLINVPEEYLEHLQLGIITYIKEHKSRLQHVVNAILPTDTEMVAAMKPQANPTIEDILHESMVWLQWLMFEGDPSHVLQRLAFMNIGQRGVCGSVWGNNDIAYRCRTCEHDPTCAICVPCFQNGNHKDHDYSIIYTGGGCCDCGDVTAWKRSGFCSKHKGAEQIQPLQEDIAKTLGPVLDCLLGWWNKKLIYAESMHQIEPSTDDIAVQPKTVADVITSTVVGLLLEFGKCSESLLSFVSARLCMIDDLLEFLVMAEMFLVPEVVRKLQELLLKWLSDPFFKYEFAKAFLNYYPMVINEAVKECKDSVFRKYSLLPTFSVQIFTVPTLTPRLVKEMDLLAILLQCLCSIISCCSQDNRLLVSKWGNLYETTHRVVEDIRFVMSHSTIPKYMTSERRDISRKWMKLLAFVQGMSPQKRETNIHIEEENENMHLPFVFGHSIANIHALLVAGAFSTEDESSSSMNKQDFDEQDGVRHAKVGRLSQESSVSGVNARGISSNNADSDAVLASISWLMFECLKAIGGWLKVDNTSGALFSPFNSRSTNASGSGDHPLEGEDHANELEVLKLADWPKFEYDVSSQEISVHIPLHRLLSLVLQKALKRFYGDSSTKYGDFFGQLLAGCHPHGFSAFVMEHPLRIRVFCSQVHAGMWRKNGDAAILSYEWYRSVRWSEQGLELDLFLLQCCAALAPPDLYIARIIERFGLSTYLSLNLERDDEYEAVLVQEMLNLIIQIVKERRFCGLTKAQCLQRELVYKLSTGNATHSQLVKSLPRDLSKVDQFHQILDTVAEYSYPSGIKQGMYKLRLEYWKELDLYHPRWNSRDLQVAEERYLRFCQVSALTNQLPKWTKIYPPLNGLAKLATCKTVLQLIRAVLFYALFTDKLMTSRAPDGVLITALHLLSLALDICQVQIESGDTDNDNSIPLLAFAGEEVSAGLYNGYDNQSLLSLLVSLMRINQKENVYDSVENGGFDLSFLIKGLLQKFAKLDSGCLEKLLTLSPEVVNQLSGSKPTSDNNTDNNTSISDSDKRKAKARERQAAIMEKMKAQQSKFMESINSTIDTGLVDLNDVEENISDVANDLDEPEHVVCSLCHDASSKSPVSFLILLQKSKVVSLLDKGPPSWNKQVNRSGKEQVSTSEGTSNIESSSSSETITSSSDLMELVQNAINEFASTGQPNEVDAFLEFIKIRFPSLKHIHVPQTLHDNNQPTISLGDVIAFEENMYTQILDIMESDMLQPDVLTKADDFTAAGSSSHLSVNSNEPLLLGKYIASLSDEILNTPSPSETGGSRSKAQTSSVNSQLPYDGFGPSDCNGIYVSSCGHAVHQVCLDRYLRSLKERYTRRLDFEGGHIVDPDQGEFLCPVCRGLANSVLPDIPKEGMKGSGLSKSPSSFSSDTIDVFLLRQSLSLLHAAADVSRSELLKSFPVQRKGGIGTNLESAVRLLREMYFPENDKVSGSNRLRDSTIMWDTLKYSLISTEIAARSEKTSSATNFSTSALYEELRSSSGFILSLLLKIVNSIRVRSSLDVLLRLRGIQHFAKCICCPDTLNEPPSHAYKVGDNMMSMLENADMGIRFPDVQFWTMASSPVLASDAFSTLMWVLFCLPVPFMSSEKSFLPLVHMFYLISVTQAVITSLGRNETAMDDLGHHDSLITDISKFVGEHGFLNQYFVSSYCNNSRDFKDTIRSLTFPFLRRCALLWRLMNSSSLTPFSGAHAMEYTYGTAEEFVEYEDLEKMFKIPSLDNIVHDEASRYLVLKWLHHLSREYEVSPLSRVLHLTPVVPYKLMVLPYLYQDLLQRYIKQKCVDCGAIQDEPALCLLCGKLCSPSWKTCCRNNKCQTHAMSCGAGTGVFLLIRKTTILLQRSARQARWPSPYLDKFGEEDIEMHRGKPLYLNEERYAALSHMVASHGLDRSSKVLHQTSIGAFLIL; via the exons ATGAACGATATGGAGAttgattcatcttcatcatcatcgtctGAACCTAATTTGCATTATCTTTCCCCAAAAGATCGTATACTTAAG AGGCTTGTCTTGATAAACGTTCCTGAAGAGTACCTGGAGCATCTGCAGTTGGggataatcacatatatcaaagagCACAAGTCACGACTACAACATGTAGTCAATGCAATTTTGCCAACTGATACTGAAATGGTGGCTGCCATGAAACCACAAGCAAACCCTACCATTGAAGATATACTACACGAAAGCATGGTTTGGTTGCAGTGGTTAATGTTCGAAGGCGATCCTAGTCACGTGCTACAACGACTGGCGTTCATGAATATTGGGCAACGTGGTGTTTGTGGGTCTGTATGGGGCAACAATGATATAGCTTACCGATGTCGAACATGTGAACATGATCCCACTTGTGCGATTTGTGTTCcatgttttcaaaacggtaaccATAAAGATCATGATTATTCTATTATATACACCGGTGGTGGATGTTGTGATTGTGGGGACGTTACAGCATGGAAACGTAGTGGATTTTGTTCTAAACATAAAGGAGCCGAACAAATACAACCACTTCAAGAAGATATTGCAAAGACCTTAGGTCCTGTTTTGGATTGTCTTCTTGGTTGGTGGAATAAAAAACTAATATATGCAGAGAGTATGCATCAAATTGAGCCTTCAACTGATGATATTGCTGTACAACCAAAAACGGTCGCTGACGTGATAACATCAACGGTGGTGGGATTACTTTTGGAATTTGGTAAATGCAGTGAAAGTTTGCTTAGTTTTGTTTCTGCAAGATTATGCATGATAGACGATCTATTGGAATTTCTTGTAATGGCAGAGATGTTTTTGGTTCCGGAAGTTGTTCGGAAGCTTCAGGAGTTGCTTTTGAAATGGCTAAGTGACCCTTTCTTTAAGTATGAGTTTGCAaaggcttttttaaattattatccaATGGTTATAAATGAAGCTGTAAAAGAGTGTAAGGATTCTGTTTTTAGAAAGTATTCACTACTGCCAACGTTTTCAGTACAAATTTTTACCGTCCCTACTCTGACACCCCGTCTCGTTAAGGAAATGGATCTATTGGCCATACTGTTGCAATGTTTATGCAGTATAATCAGTTGTTGTTCCCAAGATAATCGACTACTG GTTTCAAAATGGGGAAACTTGTACGAAACTACTCATCGTGTGGTAGAAGATATCCGATTTGTCATGAGCCATTCGACAATACCAAAATACATGACTAGTGAACGACGTGACATTTCAAGAAAATGGATGAAACTGTTGGCCTTTGTGCAGGGAATGAGCCCGCAAAAGCGAGAAACGAATATTCATATAGAAGAAGAAAACGAGAACATGCATCTGCCTTTTGTTTTTGGTCACTCTATTGCAAATATTCATGCTTTATTAGTGGCTGGAGCATTTTCAACAGAAGATGAATCATCTTCCTCTATGAATAAGCAGGATTTCGATGAACAAGATGGTGTAAGACATGCAAAAGTGGGCAGACTTTCACAAGAAAGCTCTGTGTCTGGTGTTAATGCGCGGGGTATTTCATCGAATAATGCTGATAGTGATGCAGTCCTGGCTTCAATTTCGTGGTTAATGTTCGAGTGTTTAAAAGCTATTGGAGGTTGGTTGAAAGTCGACAATACATCAGGAGCTCTTTTCAGTCCCTTTAATTCAAGATCAACCAATGCTTCTG GTTCTGGCGATCATCCACTGGAAGGAGAAGATCACGCAAACGAATTAGAGGTTCTGAAGTTGGCAGATTggccaaaatttgaatatgatgtcAGTTCACAGGAGATATCGGTACACATTCCATTGCATCGTTTACTCTCATTGGTTTTACAAAAAGCATTGAAAAGGTTTTATGGTGATTCATCAACCAAATATGGTGATTTTTTTGGCCAATTGTTAGCTGGTTGCCATCCACATGGATTCTCTGCTTTTGTTATGGAACATCCTCTGCGTATTAGGGTTTTTTGTAGTCAAGTTCATGCTGGTATGTGGCGGAAAAACGGTGATGCTGCTATACTATCTTATGAGTGGTATCGTTCGGTTCGCTG GTCTGAGCAGGGTTTGGAGCTCGATTTATTTCTTCTACAGTGTTGTGCTGCCTTAGCTCCACCAGATCTTTATATTGCTAGAATCATAGAACGTTTTGGTCTATCAACGTACCTTTCCCTGAATCTGGAAAGAGATGATGA GTATGAAGCGGTTTTAGTGCAAGAAATGTTAAATCTAATCATACAGATAGTTAAAGAAAGGCGATTTTGTGGATTAACTAAAGCTCAATGTCTGCAGCGTGAGTTAGTTTATAAGTTATCAACTGGAAACGCTACTCATAGTCAATTAGTTAAGTCCCTGCCTCGTGACCTTTCCAAAGTTGACCAATTCCATCAGATTTTGGATACTGTAGCTGAGTACTCTTATCCATCCGGGATTAAACAG GGTATGTACAAATTACGTTTGGAATACTGGAAAGAATTAGATTTGTATCATCCTCGCTGGAACTCACGGGATTTGCAAGTTGCAGAAGAAAGATACTTGCGTTTTTGTCAAGTGTCTGCATTGACCAATCAGCTTCCGAAATGGACTAAAATTTATCCCCCACTTAACGGGTTAGCTAAATTGGCCACGTGTAAAACAGTTCTACAACTCATCCGAGCTGTACTATTTTACGCACTTTTTACCGATAAGCTGATGACATCACGTGCTCCCGATGGTGTTCTTATAACAGCATTGCACTTGTTATCACTAGCATTGGACATTTGTCAAGTGCAGATCGAATCTGgtgatactgataatgataattctaTCCCTCTTTTAGCCTTTGCCGGTGAAGAAGTGTCCGCTGGGTTATACAATGGATACGACAATCAAAGCTTATTATCTCTTCTTGTTTCGTTGATGAGAATAAATCAAAAAGAAAACGTTTACGATTCTGTGGAAAACGGCGGGTTTGACCTCTCGTTTTTGATCAAGGGTCTTCTTCAGAAATTTGCAAAATTGGACTCTGGATGCCTTGAAAAACTGCTAACACTATCACCTGAAGTTGTTAATCAGCTATCTGGTTCTAAGCcgactagtgataataatactgataacaatacttCCATTTCTGATAGTGATAAACGAAAGGCTAAAGCACGTGAGAGACAAGCTGCAATAATG GAAAAAATGAAAGCACAGCAATCCAAATTCATGGAGAGCATAAACTCAACAATAGACACTGGCTTAGTTGATTTGAATGATGTTGAAGAAAATATATCCGACGTTGCAAATGATTTAGATGAACCTGAACATGTAGTCTGCTCTCTTTGTCATGATGCCAGTTCAAAGTCTCCAGTGTCTTTTTTAATTCTTCTTCAG AAATCCAAGGTGGTGAGTTTACTTGATAAAGGTCCACCGTCATGGAATAAACAAGTTAATAGATCTGGGAAGGAGCAAGTCTCTACTAGTGAGGGCACATCGAATATCGAATCGTCAAGCAGTTCAGAAACAATAACATCATCATCCGACTTAATGGAGTTAGTTCAAAATGCGATTAATGAATTCGCTTCCACCGGTCAACCAAACGAGGTTGATGCGTTCCTGGAATTCATCAAAATCCGCTTCCCATCTCTGAAACATATACATGTTCCTCAAACTTTACATGACAATAATCAACCAACCATATCTTTGGGTGATGTTATTGCATTTGAAGAAAATATGTACACACAGATTCTGGACATTATGGAAAGTGATATGCTGCAGCCAGATGTTTTAACGAAGGCAGATGATTTTACTGCTGCTGGATCTAGTTCACATTTGAGCGTTAATTCAAATGAACCCCTTTTGCTCGGAAAGTACATCGCCTCATTATCTGATGAAATTTTGAATACCCCGTCGCCCTCGGAAACTGGTGGGTCCCGCAGTAAGGCACAGACTAGCTCAGTGAATTCACAGCTTCCATATGATGGGTTTGGACCTTCTGATTGCAATGGGATTTACGTTTCATCATGTGGGCATGCTGTGCATCAGGTTTGCCTTGATCGTTATCTGCGATCACTGAAGGAAAG ATACACAAGAAGACTTGATTTTGAAGGAGGACATATCGTGGATCCAGACCAG GGGGAGTTTTTGTGCCCTGTTTGTCGTGGACTTGCAAATTCTGTTTTACCTGATATACCTAAAGAAGGAATGAAGGGCAGTGGGTTATCGAAAAGTCCCAGTTCGTTTTCTTCAGATACCATTGACGTTTTTCTCCTTAGACAGTCACTCTCTCTTTTGCACGCTGCGGCTGATGTTTCTAGGAGTGAGCTGCTCAAATCTTTCCCGGTGCAGCGGAAGGGAGGAATAGGCACAAATCTTGAATCCGCGGTTCGTTTACTACGTGAAATGTATTTCCCAGAAAATGATAAAGTTTCGGGATCAAATCGGTTACGTGACTCAACGATTATGTGGGATACACTTAAGTATTCCCTTATATCTACAGAAATTGCTGCTCGATCTGAAAAAACTTCTTCAGCTACCAATTTTAGCACTAGTGCTTTGTATGAAGAATTAAGGTCTTCCAGTGGGTTTATTTTGTCATTATTGCTAAAAATTGTTAACAGTATCCGAGTTCGAAGTTCACTTGATGTTCTCTTGAGATTAAGGGGCATCCAACACTTTGCAAAGTGTATATGTTGTCCTGATACTCTAAATGAACCACCTAGTCACGCCTACAAAGTTGGAG ACAATATGATGAGCATGTTGGAAAATGCTGATATGGGCATACGATTCCCTGATGTTCAGTTTTGGACTATGGCATCTTCCCCTGTTCTAGCCTCTGATGCTTTTTCGACTTTGATGTGGGTCCTCTTCTGTCTCCCGGTTCCATTTATGTCGTCTGAGAAATCGTTCTTACCGCTTGTTCATATGTTCTATCTTATTTCCGTTACTCAG GCTGTAATAACATCTTTGGGAAGAAATGAAACTGCTATGGATGATTTGGGTCACCATGATTCACTTATTACTGACATTTCAAAATTTGTCGGTGAACATGGTTTCTTAAATCAATATTTTGTTTCCTCATATTGTAATAATTCTCGTGATTTCAAGGACACAATTCGGTCCTTGACCTTTCCTTTCCTTAGAAGGTGTGCTCTATTGTGGAGGTTGATGAACTCTTCGAGCTTAACACCATTCAGTGGGGCCCATGCAATGGAATATACTTATGGAACAGCAGAAGAGTTTGTTGAGTATGAAGATTTGGAGAAGATGTTTAAGATTCCATCGTTAGACAACATAGTTCATGATGAGGCGTCACGTTACTTGGTCTTAAAATGGTTACATCACTTGTCTCGAGAATATGAAGTTAGCCCTCTTTCACGAGTTCTGCACCTAACCCCTGTAGTCCCATACAAGCTGATGGTCTTGCCTTACTTATACCAAGATCTCCTGCAAAG GTACATTAAACAGAAATGTGTTGACTGTGGAGCCATTCAGGATGAACCTGCATTGTGCCTGTTGTGTGGTAAATTGTGCTCGCCTAGTTGGAAGACATGCTGCAG GAACAACAAGTGCCAAACCCATGCAATGTCTTGTGGCGCTGGTACTGGTGTATTTCTATTGATTAGG AAAACCACAATATTACTTCAAAGATCTGCACGACAGGCGCGTTGGCCGTCTCCTTACCTGGATAAATTTGGTGAAGAG GACATTGAAATGCATAGGGGAAAGCCATTATATTTGAATGAAGAACGATATGCAGCCCTAAGTCATATG GTTGCTTCTCATGGACTCGATCGGAGTTCAAAAGTACTGCATCAAACATCAATTGGTGCTTTTCTAATCCTTTAG